A window of Hevea brasiliensis isolate MT/VB/25A 57/8 chromosome 14, ASM3005281v1, whole genome shotgun sequence contains these coding sequences:
- the LOC110664920 gene encoding uncharacterized protein LOC110664920 isoform X1 → MGKHEDKDVSSCTVLESSKETISDRKASGDSEETQVFEPDACDVQVQGQCVTKGSSTEGVVTEDGGSCIGVNIMVGVRGSDINVDGVFIRDFGGGGGQNLSEEATKSRGGSRELGSEGDVKTLGGGGGGDFGSKAIMDPCVEASNLGTESEVGKSSGVAESKEGELVEDVARVREVNLGLVTEVGNSSGVAESKEEGELVENIPRVRDVNLGVETDVGKSSGIAESKEEGEFLEGGTRVMEVNLGTDSEIGKCSGAAESKEEGVLVEGVREVIDVDGSYVADDNTLQEAGAGNAQNVGIKSAVEVSSLVEGSTGGETQVVVEKVAVVTGKERLEGGLDKECIEKVGMDVVKDVNSQEVGVSDNEVGNQGVENVGGSPAVFGSSVVDTQAIAVEKSEVVEEAMDQANETNENEGASLQDSETQKVCVLHDEVSNPGTKTAGAPSSIIKEGSNVENQGIEEEAVVMVDDGNLNPKIETVFDGAHGSDSVEGVVSSSEKDSVAIEKDAITNATSKCFDGQIDEEVASMDNEEITYPNIEGMDTDAFNENFCFSVEELQATVETANGSTENHYDAFADLQSSQQPTQVVVGGEVGASENMVLLNSEDEKKLVIEEWSDQSMPHDSAHVGSTVDAEMGDDEKVAGAEQASMLKEQGKVETANKNVETHCTKDLDFITCRQSAPAVGDEIAEMADKVRSDANFGGPVDMHLDGMLSSSGNEQHIKTETDSMEIDTHTTSTDKDKVNSTVNVSDPTEKDHELKVKECIDKNAACDPDQDDPNMGQLMDVQEQVACVEQLGREEMKVVEQNSEAETVCASREQDTLLIDGEQTAIADYDLTLNPSTGLEGPPEGDRNLTVEEDLDESADSDVSEIESSAATETVVEEHDAFLEGEFTVSDLVWGKVRSHPWWPGQIFDPSAASEKAVKYHKKDCFLVAYFGDRTFAWNEASLLRPFRSHFSQVEKQSNSEAFQNAVDCALEEFSRRVEFGLACSCIPKDTYNKLKFQIVENTGIRQEASVRDGVDKSVVADLFEPGKLVGYMKALAQFPAGGADRLELVIASSQLLAFYRLKGYSQLPEFQFCGGLLENVGTLEFTDEVIEHTHPFYKDDGQILSGQELLHAQRSSYHKRKHNLKDTVYPRKKEKSLSELMGDSWDCLDDEIGPDGKANNKLVSPSSGKKWKVFDSFPDDLAMAEGRKTISLAKVSTTAPSFPKPSFKIGECIRRVASQMTGSTSILKSNNMKQDGSSDGLVGDGSDVLFQHSEDAETRRTIVPTEYSSLDELLSQLHLAAQDPFKGYSFLTIIINFFSDFRNSVIMEQREKVGGKRRQAFHSIGGSPETFEFEDMNDTYWTDRVIQNGSEEQPSRKSRKRDNQLVSMDQDKALNKSNSRKRYSDGNYGLLAENPAGYVDENAPAELVMHFPVVDCVPSEISLNKMFRRFGPLKESETEVDKDTNRARVVFKKCSDAEAAYGSAPKFNIFGSILVNYQLNYTISVPFKSQPMITLQGEEDATLFLQY, encoded by the coding sequence ATGGGCAAACATGAAGATAAGGATGTTTCTAGTTGTACTGTTTTGGAATCGTCTAAAGAGACTATAAGTGATCGCAAAGCCAGTGGAGATAGTGAGGAAACCCAAGTTTTTGAGCCAGATGCTTGTGACGTTCAGGTTCAAGGTCAGTGTGTGACTAAGGGATCCTCAACTGAAGGGGTGGTGACAGAGGATGGTGGGTCTTGTATTGGGGTGAATATAATGGTTGGGGTTAGGGGTTCTGATATTAACGTTGATGGTGTTTTCATACGTGAttttggtggtggtggtgggcaAAATTTGAGTGAGGAAGCAACTAAAAGTCGTGGTGGGTCAAGAGAGTTGGGCTCAGAGGGAGATGTCAAAACtttaggtggtggtggtggtggtgattttGGTTCCAAGGCCATTATGGATCCATGTGTTGAGGCATCAAATTTGGGAACTGAGAGTGAGGTAGGAAAGTCTTCTGGGGTTGCTGAATCTAAAGAAGGAGAATTGGTGGAGGATGTGGCAAGAGTTAGGGAGGTAAACTTGGGATTGGTGACTGAGGTTGGAAATTCTTCTGGGGTTGCTGAATCCAAGGAAGAAGGAGAATTGGTGGAGAATATACCAAGAGTTAGGGACGTAAACTTGGGAGTGGAGACCGATGTTGGAAAATCTTCTGGGATTGCAGAATCAAAAGAAGAAGGAGAATTTTTGGAGGGTGGTACAAGAGTTATGGAGGTAAATTTGGGAACTGACAGTGAGATTGGAAAGTGTTCTGGCGCTGCAGAATCTAAAGAAGAAGGTGTATTGGTGGAGGGAGTTAGAGAGGTCATTGATGTTGATGGGTCTTATGTTGCTGATGATAATACTTTGCAGGAAGCTGGGGCTGGGAATGCTCAGAATGTGGGAATCAAGAGTGCAGTTGAAGTTTCTTCTCTTGTTGAAGGATCCACTGGTGGGGAAACCCAAGTTGTAGTTGAGAAAGTGGCAGTAGTTACAGGGAAGGAACGTTTGGAGGGAGGATTGGACAAGGAGTGTATTGAGAAAGTTGGGATGGATGTCGTTAAGGATGTGAATTCTCAGGAAGTTGGGGTTTCAGATAATGAAGTAGGTAATCAAGGAGTTGAAAATGTTGGAGGTTCCCCAGCAGTTTTTGGTTCTTCTGTAGTTGATACCCAAGCTATTGCAGTCGAGAAATCTGAAGTGGTTGAGGAGGCTATGGATCAGGCTAACGAAACAAATGAGAACGAGGGGGCTTCGCTTCAGGATTCAGAAACACAAAAGGTCTGTGTTTTGCATGATGAGGTGTCGAATCCTGGAACTAAAACTGCAGGAGCACCTTCTTCAATCATCAAGGAAGGTTCAAATGTAGAGAACCAAGGTATTGAGGAGGAAGCTGTGGTGATGGTTGATGATGGAAATTTAAATCCCAAAATTGAAACAGTTTTTGATGGGGCACATGGTAGTGATTCTGTGGAGGGGGTTGTATCCAGTTCTGAGAAAGATTCAGTTGCAATAGAAAAAGATGCCATTACCAATGCAACCTCCAAATGCTTTGATGGACAAATTGATGAGGAAGTTGCATCAATGGACAATGAGGAGATTACATATCCTAACATTGAAGGTATGGACACTGACgcttttaatgaaaatttttgtTTTTCAGTGGAAGAACTGCAGGCTACAGTTGAGACTGCCAATGGAAGCACTGAAAATCACTATGATGCATTTGCAGATTTGCAATCTTCACAACAGCCAACTCAAGTAGTTGTTGGAGGTGAAGTTGGAGCATCTGAGAACATGGTGCTTCTGAATTCTGAAGAtgaaaaaaaattagtaattgaagAGTGGTCAGACCAGAGTATGCCTCATGATTCTGCTCATGTTGGTTCAACCGTAGATGCAGAGATGGGAGATGATGAAAAAGTTGCTGGTGCTGAACAAGCTAGTATGCTGAAAGAACAAGGCAAGGTTGAGACCGCAAATAAGAACGTTGAAACTCACTGCACCAAAGATTTAGACTTCATAACATGTCGTCAGTCAGCACCTGCAGTTGGTGATGAAATTGCAGAAATGGCTGACAAGGTTCGTTCAGACGCAAATTTTGGGGGTCCTGTTGATATGCATTTGGATGGGATGTTATCATCATCGGGAAACGAACAGCATATAAAGACTGAGACAGACTCTATGGAAATAGATACTCACACTACTTCAACTGACAAGGATAAGGTTAATTCAACTGTCAATGTTTCGGATCCTACTGAAAAAGACCATGAGTTGAAGGTGAAAGAATGCATAGACAAGAATGCAGCTTGTGATCCTGATCAGGATGATCCAAACATGGGGCAACTGATGGATGTTCAAGAACAGGTTGCTTGTGTTGAACAGCTTGGAAGAGAAGAGATGAAGGTAGTAGAACAGAACTCAGAGGCTGAAACAGTTTGTGCAAGCAGAGAACAAGATACCTTATTAATTGATGGAGAGCAAACTGCTATAGCAGACTATGATTTGACTTTGAATCCCAGTACCGGACTTGAGGGGCCACCTGAAGGGGATCGGAATCTGACGGTTGAAGAAGACTTGGATGAGAGTGCAGATAGTGATGTTTCTGAGATTGAATCAAGTGCAGCAACAGAAACAGTGGTTGAAGAGCATGATGCTTTTCTCGAAGGTGAGTTCACTGTATCTGATTTGGTCTGGGGCAAAGTGAGGAGCCATCCATGGTGGCCTGGGCAGATATTTGACCCTTCAGCTGCCTCTGAGAAAGCAGTGAAGTATCATAAAAAGGACTGTTTTTTGGTAGCATATTTTGGGGATCGGACATTTGCGTGGAACGAGGCATCTCTGCTAAGGCCTTTCAGGTCTCATTTCTCCCAGGTTGAGAAGCAGAGCAATTCTGAAGCATTCCAGAATGCTGTTGATTGTGCTTTAGAAGAATTTTCAAGACGTGTAGAGTTTGGGCTGGCATGCTCATGCATACCAAAGGATACTTacaataaacttaaatttcagaTAGTAGAAAACACTGGAATCCGACAAGAAGCAAGTGTAAGAGATGGTGTGGACAAATCCGTGGTTGCTGATTTATTTGAACCTGGTAAATTAGTGGGGTATATGAAAGCATTAGCACAATTTCCAGCTGGTGGAGCTGATCGACTTGAACTTGTCATTGCCAGTTCCCAATTGCTGGCCTTCTATCGCTTAAAGGGTTATTCTCAGTTGCCTGAATTCCAGTTTTGTGGAGGGTTGCTGGAGAATGTAGGCACTTTAGAATTTACAGATGAAGTGATTGAGCATACACATCCTTTTTATAAGGATGATGGACAAATTTTATCCGGTCAGGAGTTGTTGCATGCTCAAAGAAGTTCTTACCACAAGCGCAAACATAATTTGAAGGATACTGTATATCCTAGGAAGAAAGAAAAAAGCTTGTCTGAATTAATGGGTGATTCATGGGATTGTCTAGATGATGAAATTGGTCCTGATGGGAAAGCTAACAATAAATTAGTTTCACCATCTTCTGGGAAGAAGTGGAAGGTGTTTGATTCCTTTCCTGATGACTTGGCCATGGCAGAAGGGAGGAAAACTATCTCTCTTGCAAAAGTCTCTACTACTGCACCTTCATTTCCTAAGCCTTCGTTCAAGATTGGTGAATGTATCCGTAGAGTTGCTAGCCAGATGACTGGGTCTACCTCCATATTGAAGTCTAATAACATGAAGCAAGATGGAAGCAGTGATGGACTTGTTGGTGATGGATCTGATGTTTTGTTCCAACATTCTGAGGATGCTGAGACAAGGAGAACAATTGTTCCCACAGAATACTCATCATTGGATGAATTACTATCACAACTTCACTTGGCAGCACAAGATCCCTTTAAAGGATATAGTTTCTTGACCATCATTATtaattttttctctgattttaggaACTCAGTGATCATGGAGCAGCGTGAGAAAGTAGGTGGTAAAAGGAGACAAGCATTTCATTCCATTGGTGGTTCTCCTGAGACATTTGAATTTGAGGATATGAATGACACTTATTGGACCGACCGGGTTATTCAAAATGGTTCTGAAGAGCAACCATCACGGAAAAGTAGAAAACGGGATAATCAACTTGTGTCTATGGACCAGGATAAGGCCCTTAATAAGTCGAACTCTAGAAAACGGTATTCTGATGGCAATTATGGTCTATTAGCAGAGAACCCAGCGGGTTATGTAGATGAGAATGCACCTGCAGAACTTGTTATGCATTTTCCTGTGGTGGATTGTGTTCCTTCAGAAATAAGCCTGAATAAGATGTTTAGGCGGTTTGGGCCTTTGAAGGAGTCAGAGACAGAAGTAGACAAGGATACCAATCGTGCCAGAGTTGTTTTCAAGAAGTGTTCTGATGCAGAAGCTGCATATGGTAGTGCTCCAAAGTTCAATATTTTTGGTTCAATACTTGTAAATTACCAGCTCAACTATACTATATCTGTACCATTTAAAAGTCAACCAATGATCACACTCCAAGGTGAGGAAGATGCAACACTTTTTTTGCAGTATTGA
- the LOC110664920 gene encoding uncharacterized protein LOC110664920 isoform X3, translating into MVGVRGSDINVDGVFIRDFGGGGGQNLSEEATKSRGGSRELGSEGDVKTLGGGGGGDFGSKAIMDPCVEASNLGTESEVGKSSGVAESKEGELVEDVARVREVNLGLVTEVGNSSGVAESKEEGELVENIPRVRDVNLGVETDVGKSSGIAESKEEGEFLEGGTRVMEVNLGTDSEIGKCSGAAESKEEGVLVEGVREVIDVDGSYVADDNTLQEAGAGNAQNVGIKSAVEVSSLVEGSTGGETQVVVEKVAVVTGKERLEGGLDKECIEKVGMDVVKDVNSQEVGVSDNEVGNQGVENVGGSPAVFGSSVVDTQAIAVEKSEVVEEAMDQANETNENEGASLQDSETQKVCVLHDEVSNPGTKTAGAPSSIIKEGSNVENQGIEEEAVVMVDDGNLNPKIETVFDGAHGSDSVEGVVSSSEKDSVAIEKDAITNATSKCFDGQIDEEVASMDNEEITYPNIEGMDTDAFNENFCFSVEELQATVETANGSTENHYDAFADLQSSQQPTQVVVGGEVGASENMVLLNSEDEKKLVIEEWSDQSMPHDSAHVGSTVDAEMGDDEKVAGAEQASMLKEQGKVETANKNVETHCTKDLDFITCRQSAPAVGDEIAEMADKVRSDANFGGPVDMHLDGMLSSSGNEQHIKTETDSMEIDTHTTSTDKDKVNSTVNVSDPTEKDHELKVKECIDKNAACDPDQDDPNMGQLMDVQEQVACVEQLGREEMKVVEQNSEAETVCASREQDTLLIDGEQTAIADYDLTLNPSTGLEGPPEGDRNLTVEEDLDESADSDVSEIESSAATETVVEEHDAFLEGEFTVSDLVWGKVRSHPWWPGQIFDPSAASEKAVKYHKKDCFLVAYFGDRTFAWNEASLLRPFRSHFSQVEKQSNSEAFQNAVDCALEEFSRRVEFGLACSCIPKDTYNKLKFQIVENTGIRQEASVRDGVDKSVVADLFEPGKLVGYMKALAQFPAGGADRLELVIASSQLLAFYRLKGYSQLPEFQFCGGLLENVGTLEFTDEVIEHTHPFYKDDGQILSGQELLHAQRSSYHKRKHNLKDTVYPRKKEKSLSELMGDSWDCLDDEIGPDGKANNKLVSPSSGKKWKVFDSFPDDLAMAEGRKTISLAKVSTTAPSFPKPSFKIGECIRRVASQMTGSTSILKSNNMKQDGSSDGLVGDGSDVLFQHSEDAETRRTIVPTEYSSLDELLSQLHLAAQDPFKGYSFLTIIINFFSDFRNSVIMEQREKVGGKRRQAFHSIGGSPETFEFEDMNDTYWTDRVIQNGSEEQPSRKSRKRDNQLVSMDQDKALNKSNSRKRYSDGNYGLLAENPAGYVDENAPAELVMHFPVVDCVPSEISLNKMFRRFGPLKESETEVDKDTNRARVVFKKCSDAEAAYGSAPKFNIFGSILVNYQLNYTISVPFKSQPMITLQGEEDATLFLQY; encoded by the coding sequence ATGGTTGGGGTTAGGGGTTCTGATATTAACGTTGATGGTGTTTTCATACGTGAttttggtggtggtggtgggcaAAATTTGAGTGAGGAAGCAACTAAAAGTCGTGGTGGGTCAAGAGAGTTGGGCTCAGAGGGAGATGTCAAAACtttaggtggtggtggtggtggtgattttGGTTCCAAGGCCATTATGGATCCATGTGTTGAGGCATCAAATTTGGGAACTGAGAGTGAGGTAGGAAAGTCTTCTGGGGTTGCTGAATCTAAAGAAGGAGAATTGGTGGAGGATGTGGCAAGAGTTAGGGAGGTAAACTTGGGATTGGTGACTGAGGTTGGAAATTCTTCTGGGGTTGCTGAATCCAAGGAAGAAGGAGAATTGGTGGAGAATATACCAAGAGTTAGGGACGTAAACTTGGGAGTGGAGACCGATGTTGGAAAATCTTCTGGGATTGCAGAATCAAAAGAAGAAGGAGAATTTTTGGAGGGTGGTACAAGAGTTATGGAGGTAAATTTGGGAACTGACAGTGAGATTGGAAAGTGTTCTGGCGCTGCAGAATCTAAAGAAGAAGGTGTATTGGTGGAGGGAGTTAGAGAGGTCATTGATGTTGATGGGTCTTATGTTGCTGATGATAATACTTTGCAGGAAGCTGGGGCTGGGAATGCTCAGAATGTGGGAATCAAGAGTGCAGTTGAAGTTTCTTCTCTTGTTGAAGGATCCACTGGTGGGGAAACCCAAGTTGTAGTTGAGAAAGTGGCAGTAGTTACAGGGAAGGAACGTTTGGAGGGAGGATTGGACAAGGAGTGTATTGAGAAAGTTGGGATGGATGTCGTTAAGGATGTGAATTCTCAGGAAGTTGGGGTTTCAGATAATGAAGTAGGTAATCAAGGAGTTGAAAATGTTGGAGGTTCCCCAGCAGTTTTTGGTTCTTCTGTAGTTGATACCCAAGCTATTGCAGTCGAGAAATCTGAAGTGGTTGAGGAGGCTATGGATCAGGCTAACGAAACAAATGAGAACGAGGGGGCTTCGCTTCAGGATTCAGAAACACAAAAGGTCTGTGTTTTGCATGATGAGGTGTCGAATCCTGGAACTAAAACTGCAGGAGCACCTTCTTCAATCATCAAGGAAGGTTCAAATGTAGAGAACCAAGGTATTGAGGAGGAAGCTGTGGTGATGGTTGATGATGGAAATTTAAATCCCAAAATTGAAACAGTTTTTGATGGGGCACATGGTAGTGATTCTGTGGAGGGGGTTGTATCCAGTTCTGAGAAAGATTCAGTTGCAATAGAAAAAGATGCCATTACCAATGCAACCTCCAAATGCTTTGATGGACAAATTGATGAGGAAGTTGCATCAATGGACAATGAGGAGATTACATATCCTAACATTGAAGGTATGGACACTGACgcttttaatgaaaatttttgtTTTTCAGTGGAAGAACTGCAGGCTACAGTTGAGACTGCCAATGGAAGCACTGAAAATCACTATGATGCATTTGCAGATTTGCAATCTTCACAACAGCCAACTCAAGTAGTTGTTGGAGGTGAAGTTGGAGCATCTGAGAACATGGTGCTTCTGAATTCTGAAGAtgaaaaaaaattagtaattgaagAGTGGTCAGACCAGAGTATGCCTCATGATTCTGCTCATGTTGGTTCAACCGTAGATGCAGAGATGGGAGATGATGAAAAAGTTGCTGGTGCTGAACAAGCTAGTATGCTGAAAGAACAAGGCAAGGTTGAGACCGCAAATAAGAACGTTGAAACTCACTGCACCAAAGATTTAGACTTCATAACATGTCGTCAGTCAGCACCTGCAGTTGGTGATGAAATTGCAGAAATGGCTGACAAGGTTCGTTCAGACGCAAATTTTGGGGGTCCTGTTGATATGCATTTGGATGGGATGTTATCATCATCGGGAAACGAACAGCATATAAAGACTGAGACAGACTCTATGGAAATAGATACTCACACTACTTCAACTGACAAGGATAAGGTTAATTCAACTGTCAATGTTTCGGATCCTACTGAAAAAGACCATGAGTTGAAGGTGAAAGAATGCATAGACAAGAATGCAGCTTGTGATCCTGATCAGGATGATCCAAACATGGGGCAACTGATGGATGTTCAAGAACAGGTTGCTTGTGTTGAACAGCTTGGAAGAGAAGAGATGAAGGTAGTAGAACAGAACTCAGAGGCTGAAACAGTTTGTGCAAGCAGAGAACAAGATACCTTATTAATTGATGGAGAGCAAACTGCTATAGCAGACTATGATTTGACTTTGAATCCCAGTACCGGACTTGAGGGGCCACCTGAAGGGGATCGGAATCTGACGGTTGAAGAAGACTTGGATGAGAGTGCAGATAGTGATGTTTCTGAGATTGAATCAAGTGCAGCAACAGAAACAGTGGTTGAAGAGCATGATGCTTTTCTCGAAGGTGAGTTCACTGTATCTGATTTGGTCTGGGGCAAAGTGAGGAGCCATCCATGGTGGCCTGGGCAGATATTTGACCCTTCAGCTGCCTCTGAGAAAGCAGTGAAGTATCATAAAAAGGACTGTTTTTTGGTAGCATATTTTGGGGATCGGACATTTGCGTGGAACGAGGCATCTCTGCTAAGGCCTTTCAGGTCTCATTTCTCCCAGGTTGAGAAGCAGAGCAATTCTGAAGCATTCCAGAATGCTGTTGATTGTGCTTTAGAAGAATTTTCAAGACGTGTAGAGTTTGGGCTGGCATGCTCATGCATACCAAAGGATACTTacaataaacttaaatttcagaTAGTAGAAAACACTGGAATCCGACAAGAAGCAAGTGTAAGAGATGGTGTGGACAAATCCGTGGTTGCTGATTTATTTGAACCTGGTAAATTAGTGGGGTATATGAAAGCATTAGCACAATTTCCAGCTGGTGGAGCTGATCGACTTGAACTTGTCATTGCCAGTTCCCAATTGCTGGCCTTCTATCGCTTAAAGGGTTATTCTCAGTTGCCTGAATTCCAGTTTTGTGGAGGGTTGCTGGAGAATGTAGGCACTTTAGAATTTACAGATGAAGTGATTGAGCATACACATCCTTTTTATAAGGATGATGGACAAATTTTATCCGGTCAGGAGTTGTTGCATGCTCAAAGAAGTTCTTACCACAAGCGCAAACATAATTTGAAGGATACTGTATATCCTAGGAAGAAAGAAAAAAGCTTGTCTGAATTAATGGGTGATTCATGGGATTGTCTAGATGATGAAATTGGTCCTGATGGGAAAGCTAACAATAAATTAGTTTCACCATCTTCTGGGAAGAAGTGGAAGGTGTTTGATTCCTTTCCTGATGACTTGGCCATGGCAGAAGGGAGGAAAACTATCTCTCTTGCAAAAGTCTCTACTACTGCACCTTCATTTCCTAAGCCTTCGTTCAAGATTGGTGAATGTATCCGTAGAGTTGCTAGCCAGATGACTGGGTCTACCTCCATATTGAAGTCTAATAACATGAAGCAAGATGGAAGCAGTGATGGACTTGTTGGTGATGGATCTGATGTTTTGTTCCAACATTCTGAGGATGCTGAGACAAGGAGAACAATTGTTCCCACAGAATACTCATCATTGGATGAATTACTATCACAACTTCACTTGGCAGCACAAGATCCCTTTAAAGGATATAGTTTCTTGACCATCATTATtaattttttctctgattttaggaACTCAGTGATCATGGAGCAGCGTGAGAAAGTAGGTGGTAAAAGGAGACAAGCATTTCATTCCATTGGTGGTTCTCCTGAGACATTTGAATTTGAGGATATGAATGACACTTATTGGACCGACCGGGTTATTCAAAATGGTTCTGAAGAGCAACCATCACGGAAAAGTAGAAAACGGGATAATCAACTTGTGTCTATGGACCAGGATAAGGCCCTTAATAAGTCGAACTCTAGAAAACGGTATTCTGATGGCAATTATGGTCTATTAGCAGAGAACCCAGCGGGTTATGTAGATGAGAATGCACCTGCAGAACTTGTTATGCATTTTCCTGTGGTGGATTGTGTTCCTTCAGAAATAAGCCTGAATAAGATGTTTAGGCGGTTTGGGCCTTTGAAGGAGTCAGAGACAGAAGTAGACAAGGATACCAATCGTGCCAGAGTTGTTTTCAAGAAGTGTTCTGATGCAGAAGCTGCATATGGTAGTGCTCCAAAGTTCAATATTTTTGGTTCAATACTTGTAAATTACCAGCTCAACTATACTATATCTGTACCATTTAAAAGTCAACCAATGATCACACTCCAAGGTGAGGAAGATGCAACACTTTTTTTGCAGTATTGA